The following are encoded together in the Bos mutus isolate GX-2022 chromosome 3, NWIPB_WYAK_1.1, whole genome shotgun sequence genome:
- the LOC102269600 gene encoding LOW QUALITY PROTEIN: zinc finger protein 330-like (The sequence of the model RefSeq protein was modified relative to this genomic sequence to represent the inferred CDS: substituted 1 base at 1 genomic stop codon): MPKKKTGARKKAENCREREKQLRASRSTIDLAKHPCNAEGXTLECDKCQRRQKNKAFCYFCNSVQKLPICAQCGKTKCMMKSLDCVIKHAGVYSTGLAMVGAICDFCEAWVCHGRKCLSTHACACPLTNAECVECERGVWDHGGRIFSCSFCHNFLCEDDQFEHQASCQVLEAETFKCVSCNRLGQHSCLCCKACFCDDHTRSKVFKQEKGKQPPCPKCGHETQETKDLSMSTRSLKFGMQTGGEEGDGASGYDAYWKNLASDKHAGATYHDEEEDEYETEDDEEEEDEGGKDSDADSSDLFTNLNLGKTYASGYAHYEEQEN; the protein is encoded by the exons ATGCCTAAAAAAAAGACTGGTGCAAGGAAGAAGGCAGAGAACTGCCGGGAACGGGAAAAACAACTAAGAGCATCAAGAAGCACCATAGATTTAGCTAAACATCCATGCAATGC TGAGGGCTAGACTTTGGAATGTGACAAGTGTCAGAGGCGGCAGAAGAATAAAGCATTTTGCTACTTTTGTAATTCTGTACAGAAGTTACCAATTTGTGCACAGTGTGGGAAAACAAAGTGCATGATGAAGTCTTTAGACTGTGTCATAAAGCATGCTGGTGTCTACAGTACTGGCCTTGCCATGGTGGGTGCAATATGTGACTTTTGCGAAGCTTGGGTCTGTCATGGTAGGAAGTGTCTCAGCACACACGCCTGTGCCTGCCCGCTTACCAATGCTGAGTGTGTGGAATGTGAACGGGGTGTGTGGGACCACGGAGGCAGAATTTTCAGTTGTTCTTTTTGCCATAACTTTCTCTGTGAAGATGATCAGTTTGAACATCAAGCCAGCTGCCAGGTTTTAGAAGCAGAAACATTTAAATGTGTTTCATGTAATAGGCTTGGTCAGCATTCCTGTCTCTGTTGTAAGGCTTGTTTCTGTGATGATCATACAAGGAGCAAGGTGTTtaagcaagaaaaaggaaaacagcctCCCTGCCCTAAATGTGGACATGAAACTCAGGAAACTAAGGATCTTAGCATGTCAACACGTTCCCTGAAATTTGGCATGCAAACTGGAGGTGAAGAGGGAGATGGAGCTTCTGGGTATGATGCCTATTGGAAGAACCTTGCATCTGATAAACATGCTGGTGCTACCTACCATGATGAAGAAGAAGATGAGTACGAAACAGAGGATGAcgaagaggaagaagatgaaggTGGAAAAGATTCAGATGCTGACTCATCAGATTTGTTTACTAATTTGAATTTAGGAAAGACCTATGCCAGTGGCTATGCTCACTATGAGGAACAAGAGAACTAG